A region of the Cannabis sativa cultivar Pink pepper isolate KNU-18-1 chromosome 3, ASM2916894v1, whole genome shotgun sequence genome:
AGCATCACAGAACCTTAAATGTTTAAGGTTGACAGGAACATGTAAAGCAGACATGATTTTGGCAAGAGTCTCTGGTGTGGGATGACCAAGTTTCGAATGCCAAAGATTGACATCAGATTTTTGCGCAAGATAAGATAAAGACTCATTAGTATTAGGcaaaaaatcatttttattaTTGCAAGAATCAGTACATGGGGGAGTCACTATATTAACAGTACTCGTATTACATGTAGAAAAACATGAACTAGACTTAGGTACATATTCTTGAGTAGAATTAAGGACAGGTTCTTGACTGGTTTCAGGAGAAGCAAAACAAGGAGACTCAGACTTTGATTGCTTGGTGACAAGTTGACATTGGAGCTGGACTTTTGATGGGAATGAGCTGTGTGACAGCATATAGAGGCCATTCTTAAGCCTCCCCTTGAGGAGCACTCTCCCTGTGATTTTTTCCTTAACAAAACAACATTTTGAGTGAAATTCTAAGAAAACATGATTGTCAACAGTTAATTGAGAAACACTAATGaggttttttgtaattttaggaACTTTAagaatgttgtttaaacatataGAGGACTGAGATGAGGGAAGAGAAGAGTTACTAATGTGACTTATAGCAAGTCTTTTACCATTGCCAACAGCTAGGGTGTTAGAACCCGAGTAGGGGATTTCAGATTCAAGGTATTCCATGCCCTGAGCAATGTGATTGGTTGCACCCGTATCAGCATACCAGTCATAATCTTCAACGAATTTAGGCAAGGCTGAGCTGGAGTATGCTTGATGTTCTTCTTGGTCATCGAATTTAGCAAGAAAGACCTTTGAATCATTGATCTTCGGAGTGACAAATGCCTTGTCGAATCTGTAGTGGCAAACGGCAGCCGTGTGCCCGACTTTGTGGCATACCTGACATAGCAATCTTGGGATAGATGGATGGGTTCTGGGATAAGCACGATCTTGGGGACGATTCATAGAGGAATAGCCACGATTCTGATTGTAGTTTGGACGGAATCTATTTCTGGTGTTGTTTCTAGGGTTGTGGATACTCAGATTTGCAGAAAGATTAGGATTGGAGTCATTGATGGAGTAATGACGTTCAAGCCTGCTTTCATGGGTTGGAAGCAAAGATTGAATGGATTCTAGAGAGAGATTATCCACAAGACTAGTAACATGGACTACAACTGGATCATACTCAGGCCCTAATCCATTTAGGATATGCATTACAAGATCACTGTCATCAAGAGGATGACCAGCTGTAGCCAAAGAATCAGCAAGAATTTTGACTTTATCACAATAGTCGGCGATGGAAAGATTACCTTTCCTCATGGTTGAAATCTGGGATTTGATCTAAAGCAATCTTGCCTTCGACTGACTTGCGAATCGTTGTTCAAGCGCGCGCCAAGCTTCATATGAGGAATTGTACTGGGCAAGAGAACCAAGAACTGTCTCTGTCATAGATGAGCGAAGCCAGCTGAGAAGCAGTTGGTCTTTGCGTTTCCATATCGTGAATTTGGGGTTATGGGCTCCATTGACAAGAACTTGAACTGGAGCAATACCAGTAAGGAGTATATCATGAAGCCCGTGGCCAATAACTATGTTACTTGGGATTTCCATGCGAGGAAATTAGTTCGATCCAATCGAACAGTGAGGGAAGAATTCAGGGAATTCTGAAACGGATTCCATTCTTTGACCGGTTGAAGAACGGAGTTGCGGCGGTAAGCGATGCGAGAGGTTGGAGCAGCAGTTTGAGCAGTGGGTTCAGGGTGACGAGGATCCATGAACGACGTAGGTCAAACGCTATCTGATACCATGTAAAACAAGTGAACTTATCTATGCAATTTTAGGAGGACACAATTGAAGAAATTGAATCACAAGACTTTGCAAAAGTTGCAAGTCTTGAAATGAGACATTGTATTTATAGGGAGATGATTACAGAGTTGATACAAGAGGCAAAGAACAGACAAAATAACAGAAATGACTAACAGCAAAGTAACAAACATTAAACTGTTACAACAGAATGGCTAACTGTCAAACAACTAACTCTGACACTTGTTTATCAGTGTGTGAAATTGTTAGTGACAAATATAAATGTTTCTCtagtaatattttaatatctttaAAATGGAATTTTCTtgttagaaaaagaaaatgatacctatctattataattattttattttagaaaaattgtTCAAATCGTTtctttttaggctaattagcaattttctcccgaactttgacatgtactaaatcatgcctcttgaacttttttggccgttaaaaattctccctgaactattaacattgttaaatttaaagacttttgtctaattttagtaaaaaaaaaattctaacatggatgaaagttcagggggcatatcaaagtctggagagcatgttttagtacataaacaatcactgaaactgtaaaattgaatgaaattagacaaaagttcttaaatctaacaatctcaatagttcaggaggactttttaacggccaaaaaagttcagggggcatgatttggtatacgTCAAAGTTCggagaaaaaaattactaattagccttctTTTTATTATAATAGTTTAATAAATGTGGAACCTaccaactaaaataataataatgtaataaaTGTGGGACCTACCAGATTTTAAAAGTTATGttagttgaaaaataaaataaaaagaaactctGTAGTCTAATAAAATAGCagcatatttaatataaaattaaaaaatttaattggttTAACAATGGGATACAATTTTCTAATAGAGGATCTCGATTCGAACTTTCTAACAAATTAAGGTGTAAGTCGTCCTTTATAGTGCAATgaactttttataattattttgttttttattaattttgttaggAGGAGTGCTACCGTCAACTTTCTGTTACAACCTTTTAGTCAACTTTCACGCCCGAAAATATatgtcggaatattttttttcaattttttttttttcacggggtgttcgttatgcttacaacatcatctctgtaaatttttaaaaaatttcgaatagtttaccGTGCTGAAAATATATTTGAAGTAAACTGGAATATCAGGAACTCTATTTTCGGTACagtaaactattcgaaatttttcaaaaatttacagagaTGATACTGTAACTAGAACGAATAtcgctatgaaaaaaaaatattccgacatGTGATTTCAGACGTAgatgttaattaagagattgtAATAAGAGGTTGTAATTAGCATTCCTCTTTTGGTAATCGGTGAAAAGATTATGGGGTATCAAAATTTTAAGCTAAGTAATTTTTGAGTCGTATATCTCATCATTTCTCATATCTGAAAGAGATGGTCAAAACAAATAGATTTGAAAAATTCACCATTTTTCTTTCgattttttgagattttattcAAGTCTCCTTTAATTGCAACACTCAATGTTCCATATACATAACAAGCAACAACACATAAAAATTGCAACCAGAGAAGAAATTTAACAAACAAACTatataaaattgagaaaatatCACGACTGATCTTTCATAGTAAACATATATTAGTAGTGTTCTGTTGTTTTTGTCTCCTAAAACGTGtgtaattgtaaaaaaaataattgaacagTCAAAAGTAAATACATTGACATCTGTTTTTagctagttttattattaaaaagttgagaaattaataagaaaacCAACTGGGATGCCTGGTCACTCGGGAAACAACACCATTCTATCGTGATATTTAGCATTTTCCTATTGAAAGTCTCACTAGATCATAACCGCTAATTCAGAGAAACATGGATCGTTTGACGTACCAAACTttcaattattatatataaatattacgtaaaaagaaaaacagaaaactgataaAAAATGGCCCTAGGTTTCTAACCAAGTTAACGCTGCAATTCGttgtatattaaaattattcttaataattaaaatgtccGAATAATTAGGCAAATCAGCTCAGACTTCAGAGCTGTTTTGAAAGATTCTTGTTGTTGAGTATTAAACAGTGAAATTAAACCCTTCATATTGAAATCGAGGAagagaataaataattaatttttgttatttttttttttaaaaaaaaagaaagaaaaatggaGAAGGGagacccttcttcttcttcttccccaaATGACCAGTACTGTGCAATTTCGTCTCCTCCTCCATCTAGTGGGCATGAAAGAAAAGCAGGAGGATGGAGATCTATCAAGTACATTCTTGGTATATACATAAGAAGTTTTTAATGCATGCATATATAACATGACATATTATTATATGACTATTCagcttatttttcaattttattttctgggtgttttgtaacttttgttttgtttttttggtttttcctttttctttttttttttttttttttttttttttttttttgtataaaggAAACGAATCATTCGAGAAGTTGGCTTCAATGAGCTTGATAGGAAATATCACAGTGTATCTGAGCATGCAATACAACTTGAGTGGTGTATTTTTAGTAACAGTGGTGAATGTATGGAGTGGCTTTTCCAATGTTTCATCTTTAGCTGGAGCTTTTGTTTCCGATGCTTATTTGGGCAAGTTTTACACTCTTCTTTGTGGCACCATTGCTTCCCTTCTGGTAAATTATATTCCATGATTATGCATATATGTATAAatgcatatttatatatattgtttcaAAAGAAGCtcttaataagaaaaaataaagaaaaatgcaGAGAGTTTAAATTTATTAAGATTTTCAGGCCATTATCTTGAATTAAAACTGTGATGATATCTACGAAAGAAATTGAATTATCCAGgcttgaaaaagaaaattaattatacagGTTTtcagtataaaaaaaattatataataaacaaattATTGATCGAGAAAATGTGTAGGAAACTACTATAAAAACTCCTACTTTTAGTCCTaacaaattcttattttttttattattagtaaaattgaaaaatttgcccactaaaaaaaaaacatatatcacCATTTTTATGCTACAAGtaacacaaaaataatttttgttagTGACAACTTGTTATGTCATAAATATTACAGCAATTTTTGTTGTGATGAAAACAACTCTGTTTGTAGTTCTACTTATTGAGACAACATTATTAACATATATGGTATTCTTTTATAGGGCATGGGGATCATAACACTAACTGCAGGCATAAATGCGTTCAGACCATCTCATTGCGATCCGGAATCAACAATAGAATGCCCCAAGGCTCTAGATTGGCAGCTGGGGATCCTCTTTACAGGCCTTGGTTTGTTATCCATTGGAGCTGGAGGAATTAGGCCATGCAACATTGCCTTTGGTGCTGACCAATTCGACACAAGAACAGCCAAAGGGAAAGCTCAAATGGAGAGCTTTTTCAATTGGTGGTACTTTTGTTTCACCTTTGCCTTGATTTTGGCCCTCACTGCAGTGGTTTACATTCAAACTAGTGTGAGTTGGACTTTGGGATTTGCTATCCCCACCATCTGTCTATTCTTCTCTATATCCATTTTCTTACTTGGTCGCCACACTTACATCAACGTGACTCCCCAAGGGAGTGTCTTCACAGACATATTGAAGGTAATTGCAGCTGCCTTTCGAAAGCGCAGACGCATTGTTGGCCCAATCGAGACAGATGACAATTCTTTTTATGATCCTCCTTTGACTGCTGGAGTTTCCGAGTTGAAACTTCCTCGTACTGAGAGGTTCAAGTTTTTTGATAAGGCCGCTATAATCACTAGCCCAGATGAGTTAGACAATGAGGGCAGGCCTAAAAACGAGTGGAGACTTTGTAGTGTTCAGCAAGTTGAGCAACTCAAGTGCTTAGTAGCAGTTTTGCCAGTTGGAGTTTCAGTGATTGGAGCATTCATGACAATGGACCAAAACAACACATTTGGGGTACTTCAAGCTATGCAAATGGACAGAAGAATTGGACCACATTTCTTGTTCCCACCAGGGTGGATGACAATTGTCTCAATGGTTGCACTTTCCATATGGATTTACATCTATGAGATGATTTACATTCCCAGGACAAAAAAGATGACAGGAAAGGAAAAAAGGTTGAGTATGAGGCAGAGAATCATAATTGGCATTGTCATGTCAATTCTTGCCATGGTGGTATCTGGGATTGTTGAGAGACAACGTCGAAGCGCTGCCACGAAACGGGGCACCTTCATTTCGCCGACTACCATATTCTTTCTTTTCCCACAGTTCTGCTTATCCGGATTGACTGAAGCTTTTGCTGCAGTTGCCATAATGGAATTCCTCACTATGCAATTGTCAGAGAACATGAGAACTGTTGCTGGTGCAATATTTTTCCTTTGCCTCTCCATTGCCAGCTATATAGGCTCGGCCATCGTCAATGTAATACATTCTATAACAGAGAAGACTTGTAAATCACCATGGTTGGGGAACCATGATCTTAACAAGAATAAACTTGACTACTACTACTTCATCATAGCTGGTTTGGCAACTCTAAATTTGGTGTATTTCAGTTTCTTTGCTACTCATTATGTGGTGAGTAAACCGGAGCGTGAAACTAAAGATGATGGCTTTGCTTCTAGCCATTCAAGTCACGATTCTGAATTCAAACGAGTACTGGACGAAGAGAGGGGATTGACCATACATGAGCATAAGTGAATTTCATTGAACATTTGTCCAATAACTTATTTAGGCTGTTATGTGATTGTttcgtaaatattagtttttatGGAACATCTTGTGATTGTTttgttttagatttaattagattttgGGGATTTTTGCTAATGGCcatgtttgaaaaataaatcaattgaAGATAGAATTACACGGAAATCTTGATCAAAGGGGAAACAAATATACGATATCTCAGTATCATAACTTGTATGAGAAGATGATATTATAGTTTAATTATAAGTTAAGGAGAGGTTAATTAATAAGGACTTTTAATATTCTTGGAGAGAGAAAAGTTAAGTTAATGTATGGAGGGAATACAAACTCTATATGTTAACAACATCTTTTAATTATCAACTAAATTAAGGTGATGAAGGGACTCGGATACCCTTTCCAGGAAGCCTGTACAATTTTTTGTGAATGGTATAAAGTACTGACATGtgtcttttaattaatattactaAGAGAAATTTGAACCGACAACAAGAaataaaatcattttttaactttatttttattattatttttttaagtctaCAGTTATGGTTAGCAATTTTTATGTGGGTTGTTATGTTTTATTGGTTACTATGTAAATTGCtatgtgaatttttgtaaaaaagtaaaaaaaactgctttaaaatgtataaatgaaaaatcttataaaatttttcaattaatactATATGATCGTCACTATATTCAACCACCTACTAATTTGTGGAGAAACTatagctaaaaaaattaaaacttcataaaaaaaaaaaaaaaggctaaaTGGGGTACAatcaaacttttttttaaaaaaaaaaaaattgattaaaagactataaaaaatttatttgtaatgaaaatatatttacttattaaaattaaaagatttaaaataaataatatttaaatattttttattttgttttaataatatatttcatatttttatttctaatattagcAAATTACATCAactaaaattttcttatatgagttttttaattatttattttacatatagaaaaatatataattttaaaagtataaattatttttatcaaatgcatatatatttttactttgaaaaaaaataattaaaaatatatagaaattttttatctaacataaattttttttatttattattataatgatttatattataacattatcattataATAAAATCTTAACAATTTACAacattttaaaattagtaattacacaCTTCAATTTATTTCCATAGTTTtgctatatttattttttctcacCTTATAACTACAATTGTTTATTCCCGTACATAACAGCTACTTTTTCCCTTAGTTGTGCTAAACTGACAAGTAATCTATTTTAaagaacaatttttttttaccaaaaatagaatgaaaaaatattattaatttatttaaaaataaatatacactatattttttaaaaaaatgagaaatgtaatatattcaaaattatagtatcttttctttgatttatttttcaaaatgttaTCTTCTaatatatcttaaattaataaacattCTGCGTTTCGTGGCGGAtgtacaaaatattttaaattatataaaaaaaattaaattatatattttaattaataataattactcaatacaattatataaaaattttaaccttttaattaaaaaatttgcaacataaatacttaaaatattaaatttgttgctaataaatatcagaattcgaaaaaaaaaagtagcataaTTCTTCAAATTTCTAAACTTAACAATTTTATTGGTACCTAATTTAATGATCTTGAATGGAGACCAAGCtaaagaataagaagaagacagatttgagtttgagtttgattcatttatgatttaatttttattttgacgtGTGTGTTAAGATTTGAGTTCGAATTttattgtgtgtgtttttaatatttaagttttagtgtTAAATTGGGATTCTACTATTTGAGTTTGTGTTTAtgagatttgttttttttttattattattattttcatagatTTTGAGAACTTaaaatttttatgttgtttctattgattattgggattgagagtttaattttttatacgaGAATTAAAGTTTGCATTTTCGTTTCATTGATTGGAAAATATTAGTAGAAAGTTTATAGAATGAGAATTGATAGAGTTAAAAAATAGCATTTGAATCGAGAATCAAAGTTTATTGTTAAtctccttacaaaaaaaaatattgttaatctgtaaaaataacatggttaaaagaagatgaaaaatgataaataattgatttttatttcatttaatatttatataaattttttgttttttgaatattatgaatttgttttaattaatttttattttttaaaattattttttctaaaagaatTATTAGTATGACTAATACTATATTTACATGTGGTACATATAAATGTATGTGATGTTTTTTTAGaaagttaaataattaaaattaataaaaatgataatatattaccttcaataaattaattatatagtgtaaattattaaaaaaatcaaaagccATCACtgaaattaatataaatgtatataatttattacaaaataattatgataataAAAGTCTAAAACTCATGATTAAAGGagagaaatataataaaaatttaattattcattatgattatttacagaaaaaaattaaaaaaaaaaatcatattagcTCTTATATAAAGTATTTGTTTTAAGTTttcttagatatatatatatatatatgtgtgtgttataatatatataaattttatggagAGAGAGATAGGaatttatcattttaattagggttgtacatcggtcggtttagtcgggTTATAGTGTATGTTTGCCAACCCAATATAAATGCCTGGTTGCAAATATCTATTTGCAAATATCTATTTGCAACCCATGTTGCAAATATCTATTTGCAACCcgtccaataaaaaaaaaataaaaaaattgtaacccGATCAATAATTTtcgtcggtttggtcgggttaacccgtttaaaccaatcttcatttttttttttcattattgttagttttttgtgttcaaaaaattgatttgaaaaaataaatttatagtatggacctttcaagattaaaatatttataatttaaattaataataaaaaattagggctttttcatttttatacttcaaaacaatttttttttttttgcattcttACATAATTCTACATAGGatcccctattgcaactagcgttgcaacctaaattacaacaaaaaatcgtatggaaacccttattgcaactagcgctgcaaccactttagaaactcaaacgtaaatttgaaaaaaaaaagttaaaaaaatagtatatggggtaattcctctaaaagataaatataaattgaataaacattagtattaaataacatttttcaaaaaatagaaaaaaaaaatatactcgtATGTATATTCTAAATTTCAACTTCAATAttcaaatacaatcaaaattatCAACCATAAATTCTAATTTCAAACTAAATACTataaaatataaactttaaatataaaataatttaactattaaatgtaatttatatattatattatagataattttagtaaaaaaatatgtaaatcgATTTATTTGATTTGTTCGGGTTATTTGGGCGGGTTAGAATAATATTCAATCCG
Encoded here:
- the LOC133035804 gene encoding protein NRT1/ PTR FAMILY 2.8, coding for MEKGDPSSSSSPNDQYCAISSPPPSSGHERKAGGWRSIKYILGNESFEKLASMSLIGNITVYLSMQYNLSGVFLVTVVNVWSGFSNVSSLAGAFVSDAYLGKFYTLLCGTIASLLGMGIITLTAGINAFRPSHCDPESTIECPKALDWQLGILFTGLGLLSIGAGGIRPCNIAFGADQFDTRTAKGKAQMESFFNWWYFCFTFALILALTAVVYIQTSVSWTLGFAIPTICLFFSISIFLLGRHTYINVTPQGSVFTDILKVIAAAFRKRRRIVGPIETDDNSFYDPPLTAGVSELKLPRTERFKFFDKAAIITSPDELDNEGRPKNEWRLCSVQQVEQLKCLVAVLPVGVSVIGAFMTMDQNNTFGVLQAMQMDRRIGPHFLFPPGWMTIVSMVALSIWIYIYEMIYIPRTKKMTGKEKRLSMRQRIIIGIVMSILAMVVSGIVERQRRSAATKRGTFISPTTIFFLFPQFCLSGLTEAFAAVAIMEFLTMQLSENMRTVAGAIFFLCLSIASYIGSAIVNVIHSITEKTCKSPWLGNHDLNKNKLDYYYFIIAGLATLNLVYFSFFATHYVVSKPERETKDDGFASSHSSHDSEFKRVLDEERGLTIHEHK